In Dromaius novaehollandiae isolate bDroNov1 chromosome 3, bDroNov1.hap1, whole genome shotgun sequence, the following are encoded in one genomic region:
- the LOC112994272 gene encoding heme-binding protein 1-like, which produces MARITLEDLDGLGEEEEAEAEEEEEEGDEEGEGARSQLFAHWEAVASTHRVSLPRDMAGPIAQMTRHGRLREPVPYVTLARLDKCEEAAYEERQYPAGKWACVTKGEPMYEQSISMSFMKLMRYICKENSVGCYLGMTIPVLNEIHLTKEGTELAREVLTAFYLPGAFQQNPPVPMDPEIHITERAPLRVITRVFYGMTTEETILREISLFWELLGSTDTVLQETYIVAAYENPSIPQRRNEIWFIRRAE; this is translated from the exons ATGGCGCGCATCACGCTGGAGGACCTGGACGGCCTGGGCGaagaggaggaggcggaggcggaggaggaagaagaggaaggcgacgaggagggggagggggcgcggagcCAGCTGTTCGCCCACTGGGAGGCCGTGGCCAGCACGCACCGGGTGAGCCTGCCCCGAG ACATGGCGGGCCCCATCGCCCAGATGACCCGGCACGGCCGGCTCCGCGAGCCGGTGCCCTACGTCACCCTGGCGCGGCTGGACAAG TGCGAGGAAGCAGCCTATGAAGAGCGGCAGTACCCAGCTGGGAAGTGGGCCTGTGTCACCAAGGGGGAGCCCATGTATGAGCAGAGCATCTCCATGAGCTTCATGAAGCTCATGCGCTACATCTGCAAGGAGAACTCTGTAG GTTGCTATCTGGGCATGACGATCCCAGTGCTCAACGAAATCCACCTGACCAAGGAGGGGACCGAGCTAGCACGTGAGGTCCTAACTGCCTTTTACCTCCCGGGAGCGTTCCAGCAAAACCCCCCTGTCCCCATGGACCCCGAAATCCACATCACTGAGAGGGCACCACTCCGGGTGATAACCAG GGTTTTCTATGGGATGACCACTGAAGAGACAATCTTGCGAGAGATCAGTCTCTTCTGGGAGCTCCTGGGCTCCACAGACACTGTGCTCCAGGAGACCTACATCGTAGCTGCTTATGAGAATCCCAGCATCCCTCAGCGCCGCAATGAGATCTGGTTCATCCGTCGGGCAGAGTGA